The following proteins are encoded in a genomic region of Papaver somniferum cultivar HN1 unplaced genomic scaffold, ASM357369v1 unplaced-scaffold_10, whole genome shotgun sequence:
- the LOC113326132 gene encoding protein TIFY 10a-like has translation MSSSSSQEMKNSKNFSESYSMLMSQYFKENKGSFGPTPMNLSLSSSPAGAPAMDLSPSGSSNRQVNVMDFFPQNTGFGPATPSSLETPKNVECERAHPMTIFYGGKVVVFDDLSEAKAQELLALAKIFSVINNNTIRQPPSNFVAPNDFIKKDAPNDFIKKDVLPPRHHQQQKQQTINASDLPISRNASLHRFLAKRKDRINSRAPYQVGGFSSSASGKADEAKANIKVEESKKIWLGLGSQSAQQLADLGLQL, from the exons ATGTCAAGCTCATCTTCACAAGAGATGAAGAACTCCAAGAATTTCTCAGAGAGTTATAGCATGTTGATGAGTCAGTACTTCAAAGAAAACAAAGGTAGTTTTGGTCCAACACCCATGAATTTATCATTATCGTCGTCCCCAGCAGGAGCTCCGGCGATGGATCTTTCGCCATCTGGGTCTTCTAACAGGCAAGTTAACGTTATGGATTTCTTTCCTCAAAATACTGGTTTCGGCCCTGCTACTCCAAGTTCATTAGAAACGCCCAAGAACGTCGAATGCGAAAGAGCACATCCGATGACTATATTTTACGGTGGAAAGGTGGTGGTTTTTGATGATTTATCTGAAGCAAAAGCTCAAGAATTGCTGGCTCTTGCAAAGATATTCTCGgttattaataataatactatTCGTCAACCACCGAGTAATTTCGTCGCGCCGAATGATTTTATCAAGAAGGATGCTCCGAATGATTTTATTAAGAAGGATGTGTTACCTCCTAGACATCATCAGCAACAAAAACAACAGACCATTAACGCTTCTG ATTTACCTATCTCAAGAAATGCTTCATTACACCGGTTCTTGGCGAAGAGAAAAGATAGGATCAATTCAAGAGCACCATATCAAGTTGGAGGTTTTTCATCTTCGGCCTCCGGCAAGGCTGATGAAGCTAAAGCAAATATTAAGGTGGAGGAAAGCAAGAAGATATGGCTGGGTTTAGGTTCCCAATCTGCACAACAGTTGGCGGATTTAGGTTTACAACTGTAG